A single window of Botrytis cinerea B05.10 chromosome 3, complete sequence DNA harbors:
- the Bcspl1 gene encoding Bcspl1 has product MQFPTLATLLTFAVSATAITVSYDVGYDDASRSLAVVSCSDGSNGLLTKGYTTQGSLKNFPNIGGASVVAGWNDANCGSCYQLSYGGRSINVLVIDHAGAGFNIGEQALNTLTGGQAAALGRIDASYTQVDKSACGL; this is encoded by the coding sequence atgcAATTCCCAACTCTCGCTACTCTCCTCACCTTTGCCGTCAGCGCAACAGCCATCACCGTCTCCTACGACGTTGGCTACGATGATGCCAGCCGATCTCTCGCCGTAGTCTCCTGCTCCGACGGAAGCAACGGACTCCTCACCAAGGGCTACACCACCCAAGGTTCCCTCAAGAACTTCCCCAACATTGGTGGTGCATCCGTCGTCGCCGGCTGGAACGATGCCAACTGTGGCAGCTGCTATCAATTGAGCTATGGAGGAAGAAGCATCAATGTCCTCGTCATTGACCATGCAGGCGCGGGATTCAACATTGGAGAACAAGCACTTAACACTTTGACCGGTGGACAAGCAGCTGCTCTCGGAAGAATTGATGCTTCTTACACCCAAGTCGACAAGAGTGCTTGTGGATTGTAA